A window from Neobacillus sp. PS3-40 encodes these proteins:
- the pxpB gene encoding 5-oxoprolinase subunit PxpB: protein MQMYPLGDSAIIVQFDNKITLDAHYKVRVLVDRLQGNSFKGMLEFVPALTTVTVYYNPLQLSYKEAYSALERIVSSLEATPMGAARTVEIPVCYGGEFGPDLEFVADHNGLTVDEVVQIHSGSEYLVYMIGFAPGFPYLGGMSENIQAPRRSSPRITIPAGTVGIAGMQTGIYPIETPGGWQLIGRTPEALFRPNESSPSLLQIGDIVRFRPILGKEYGVWKGRVK, encoded by the coding sequence ATGCAAATGTATCCGTTAGGTGATTCGGCTATAATTGTTCAATTTGATAACAAGATAACGCTAGATGCTCATTACAAGGTTAGGGTTTTAGTGGATCGTTTGCAAGGGAATTCATTTAAAGGAATGTTGGAATTTGTGCCCGCTTTAACCACAGTAACCGTGTACTACAATCCTTTGCAGCTTTCTTACAAAGAAGCATATTCAGCATTAGAAAGAATCGTTTCAAGTTTGGAAGCTACCCCAATGGGAGCAGCTAGAACGGTTGAAATTCCCGTATGCTATGGGGGTGAGTTTGGTCCTGATCTTGAATTTGTGGCAGACCATAATGGACTAACAGTTGATGAAGTGGTTCAAATTCACTCTGGAAGTGAGTATCTTGTTTATATGATCGGCTTTGCACCTGGATTTCCGTATCTTGGCGGTATGTCAGAGAATATTCAAGCTCCACGCCGTTCATCTCCACGGATTACGATACCGGCTGGAACGGTGGGGATTGCAGGAATGCAGACTGGTATCTATCCAATTGAAACACCAGGGGGCTGGCAGTTAATTGGAAGAACACCAGAGGCACTATTTCGTCCGAATGAAAGCTCACCTAGTTTGCTGCAAATTGGTGATATTGTCCGTTTTCGCCCAATATTGGGTAAGGAATATGGTGTGTGGAAGGGGCGGGTCAAATGA
- a CDS encoding biotin-dependent carboxyltransferase family protein: MSIKVIRPGMLSTVQDLGRYGMQKYGVIVSGAMDSFALRVANILVGNTEGEAALEITMIGSKLEFRENLLIAICGGNLSPTIDGHIIPQWRPVLVKKGCILSFGAVKSGCRVYLAISGGFDIPKIMDSQSTYLRAGIGGFHGRSLKEGDVLLVKAPSDLAVRRISCLFDRAGTNEVAASEWSVSQKIFPAYTLNPIIRAVRGGQFNWFTIESRKQFFEEEFLVTPQSDRMGYRLCGQQLQLSEPRELISEAVTAGTVQVPSGGNPIVLLADRQTIGGYPKIAQVATVDLPILAQVKPGDKVRFQEIQLEEAQELLQSRETVFQLLKQGVKLKESSFLGGFHCIELT; this comes from the coding sequence ATGAGCATTAAGGTAATTCGCCCGGGAATGCTCTCGACAGTTCAGGATCTGGGCAGATACGGCATGCAAAAATATGGTGTGATTGTCAGTGGTGCGATGGATTCCTTTGCTCTCCGTGTTGCAAATATTTTGGTTGGCAACACGGAAGGAGAAGCAGCACTTGAAATCACGATGATTGGCTCAAAGCTAGAATTTAGAGAAAATTTATTGATCGCCATCTGTGGCGGAAATTTATCCCCAACTATTGATGGACATATAATTCCGCAATGGAGGCCGGTGCTTGTGAAAAAAGGATGTATATTGTCCTTTGGAGCAGTTAAATCTGGTTGTCGTGTATATCTTGCAATATCAGGAGGATTTGATATTCCGAAAATAATGGACAGCCAGAGCACCTATCTTCGGGCAGGAATCGGTGGTTTTCATGGACGTTCACTAAAGGAAGGTGATGTTTTGCTTGTTAAAGCTCCTTCTGATTTGGCAGTTCGTAGAATTAGCTGTCTATTTGATAGAGCAGGCACAAACGAAGTTGCCGCAAGTGAGTGGTCGGTAAGCCAAAAGATTTTCCCAGCTTATACTTTAAATCCAATCATCCGCGCCGTCCGCGGGGGTCAATTTAATTGGTTTACAATTGAAAGCAGGAAGCAATTTTTCGAAGAGGAATTTCTGGTGACGCCGCAATCAGACCGGATGGGTTACCGTCTTTGCGGACAACAGTTGCAATTATCCGAGCCCCGTGAATTAATATCTGAAGCGGTAACAGCGGGTACTGTCCAAGTACCGTCCGGAGGAAACCCGATTGTACTGTTAGCTGACCGCCAAACAATTGGGGGTTATCCGAAAATTGCACAAGTAGCAACAGTTGATCTTCCAATCCTTGCACAGGTCAAGCCCGGGGATAAAGTCCGGTTCCAGGAAATTCAATTGGAAGAAGCACAGGAGCTGCTTCAGTCACGGGAAACTGTATTTCAACTATTAAAACAGGGTGTCAAATTAAAAGAGTCGTCATTTTTGGGGGGATTTCATTGTATAGAGTTGACTTAA
- a CDS encoding 5-oxoprolinase subunit PxpA, whose amino-acid sequence MYRVDLNCDMGESFGAYRLGADEDILEYVTSANIACGFHAGDPTTMRKTVILALEKGIGIGAHPGLPDLIGFGRRNMEISPQEVFDMVVYQIGALYGFVKAEGGILQHVKPHGALYNMAAKSSELSEAIAHAVYKVDSELILFGLSGSELVKSGKSIGLRTASEVFADRTYQQDGLLTPRRQPNALITDDQKAIDQVILMVKEGKVLSQQGVDIAIQADTICIHGDGAHALSFARKIREQLINSEINVQAVMDLFY is encoded by the coding sequence TTGTATAGAGTTGACTTAAACTGCGATATGGGAGAAAGCTTTGGAGCATACCGTTTGGGTGCTGATGAGGATATTCTTGAATATGTCACTTCCGCTAATATTGCATGCGGTTTTCATGCAGGGGATCCAACGACAATGCGAAAAACGGTTATACTTGCTTTGGAGAAGGGGATTGGGATCGGAGCACATCCTGGTCTACCTGATCTGATTGGTTTTGGCCGCCGAAATATGGAAATCTCTCCTCAGGAAGTCTTCGATATGGTTGTGTATCAAATTGGGGCACTTTATGGATTTGTTAAAGCAGAAGGCGGTATATTGCAGCATGTAAAACCACATGGTGCTCTATATAATATGGCTGCAAAAAGTAGTGAACTGTCGGAAGCAATCGCTCATGCCGTTTACAAAGTAGATTCAGAATTAATTTTATTCGGCCTTTCAGGAAGTGAATTAGTGAAAAGTGGAAAATCAATTGGACTCAGGACGGCAAGTGAGGTATTTGCTGATCGAACCTATCAGCAAGACGGCTTGTTAACACCAAGACGGCAACCGAATGCCTTGATTACTGACGATCAAAAAGCGATTGATCAGGTCATTCTCATGGTGAAAGAAGGAAAAGTATTGTCCCAACAAGGCGTAGACATTGCCATTCAAGCAGATACAATCTGCATTCACGGTGATGGGGCGCATGCCTTAAGCTTTGCTCGCAAAATTCGTGAACAACTAATTAACTCAGAGATAAACGTACAGGCAGTTATGGATCTTTTTTATTAA
- the pcp gene encoding pyroglutamyl-peptidase I has product MKKILVTGFDPFGGEPINPALEAVNLLSGKEISGYEVVTREIPTVFGKAIDSLTGAIDEINPAIVICVGQAGGRSTITPERIAINVDDASITDNENNQPIDEEIVQEGPAAYFSKLPIKAMVKKMNENGIPASISNSAGTFVCNHIFYGLMNYLDTSKKDIRGGFIHIPFLPEQIVRNPGQPSMSLELIVKGLELSIEAAVSNDTDIVEGGGEVS; this is encoded by the coding sequence ATGAAAAAGATACTTGTTACTGGTTTTGACCCATTTGGTGGAGAACCCATTAATCCAGCACTTGAAGCAGTTAATCTCTTAAGCGGAAAAGAAATTTCAGGGTATGAAGTGGTCACAAGGGAAATACCAACAGTTTTCGGCAAAGCGATTGACAGTCTAACAGGAGCGATAGATGAAATTAATCCTGCCATAGTTATATGTGTTGGCCAAGCAGGGGGAAGATCTACGATTACGCCTGAGCGAATAGCAATCAATGTGGACGATGCTAGTATCACAGATAACGAGAATAATCAGCCAATTGACGAAGAAATTGTTCAAGAAGGGCCAGCTGCCTACTTTTCCAAACTACCGATCAAGGCAATGGTGAAAAAAATGAATGAAAATGGCATCCCTGCTTCCATTTCGAATTCGGCGGGCACATTCGTTTGCAACCATATTTTTTATGGACTAATGAATTATCTTGATACTAGCAAAAAGGATATCCGAGGGGGCTTTATCCATATTCCTTTCCTTCCTGAACAGATCGTCCGCAACCCCGGACAACCAAGCATGAGTCTAGAATTGATTGTTAAGGGACTAGAACTTTCCATTGAAGCCGCTGTATCAAATGATACAGATATTGTAGAGGGCGGAGGAGAGGTTAGTTAA
- a CDS encoding DoxX family protein, with product MFSQFLRENKISAAILTVLRLYLGYEWLTAGFHKLSSGSFDAAGFLKGAIANPVKGPDGSTVYATYVGFLKHFALPNAHLFNTIIPLGEFLVGLGLILGCLTTAAAFFALVMNFSYLMAGTVSSNPLDILLGVIILAAGYNAGRIGLDRLVMPFIRKMTAKENKARVNA from the coding sequence ATGTTTAGTCAATTTTTAAGAGAAAATAAAATTTCCGCAGCAATCTTAACTGTCTTACGTTTATACCTTGGATACGAATGGTTAACAGCAGGCTTTCACAAACTTTCAAGCGGCAGTTTTGATGCAGCTGGCTTCTTAAAAGGTGCGATTGCCAATCCAGTTAAAGGCCCTGATGGTAGCACCGTTTACGCAACTTATGTTGGATTCCTAAAACACTTTGCTCTTCCAAATGCTCATCTTTTCAATACAATCATCCCATTAGGTGAATTCTTAGTTGGATTAGGATTAATTCTCGGGTGCCTAACAACTGCCGCTGCATTCTTCGCACTCGTGATGAACTTCTCTTACCTGATGGCCGGCACTGTATCGAGCAATCCACTTGATATTCTACTAGGAGTTATCATTCTAGCAGCAGGTTACAACGCAGGACGCATCGGTTTAGACCGCTTAGTAATGCCATTCATTCGTAAAATGACGGCAAAGGAAAATAAAGCAAGAGTTAATGCATAA
- a CDS encoding maltose acetyltransferase domain-containing protein — translation MKTEKEKMVNGELYNAADPELLKERLNARRLTRLYNQTLETDDNKRTKLLKELFGSTGKNLFIEPTFRCDYGYNIHINENFYANFDCVFLDVCEIRIGDNCYIGPGVHIYTATHPLKSTERISGVEYGKPVKIGQNVWIGGRTVINPGVNIGNNVVIASGAIVTKDVPDNVVVGGNPAKIIKEIEE, via the coding sequence GTGAAAACGGAAAAAGAAAAAATGGTAAATGGCGAACTTTACAATGCTGCCGACCCAGAATTACTAAAAGAAAGATTAAATGCACGAAGACTAACCAGGCTATATAATCAAACACTTGAAACAGATGACAACAAAAGAACCAAATTATTAAAAGAGTTGTTTGGCTCAACAGGAAAAAATCTATTCATAGAACCAACGTTTCGATGTGATTATGGTTACAATATACATATTAATGAGAATTTCTATGCTAATTTTGATTGTGTTTTTTTGGATGTTTGTGAGATTAGGATAGGTGATAATTGCTATATTGGGCCAGGTGTACACATATATACAGCAACACACCCATTAAAATCAACGGAAAGAATATCAGGAGTAGAATACGGAAAGCCAGTAAAAATCGGTCAGAATGTCTGGATTGGTGGGAGAACCGTTATAAACCCTGGAGTTAATATAGGTAATAATGTTGTTATTGCTTCAGGAGCAATCGTAACAAAAGATGTACCAGATAATGTTGTGGTTGGTGGAAATCCTGCGAAAATAATTAAAGAAATTGAAGAATAG
- a CDS encoding HupE/UreJ family protein, translating to MHLLFSKNVIFPKVRLLTLLLLSFILLPFLLFPSNASAHAYSASYTKITMDSKKTEVVFSLDTLSIFELIKGIDKNKNWVLEKSEIKHNKHKLEEILSEGIALDKDNKEQTAKIDQMKLVKKQDKVFLSVYMTFPSFKPGETISFNDGFYANDSATNYVDLISASYEGQTSENVLQGKDRVWTMLVTEVQQEQGATDVQSISPDTHPVQTAQATPVKETSTWFSFFKLGALHILTGYDHLLFLLALLIRKQTFKQYAAIVTSFTIAHSITLSLAVLGMVTIPSRFVEATIALSICYVALENIFRKEIKWRWSITFIFGLIHGLGFASILREMSIPKSHLAVALVNFNLGIEAVQLSIVLLLLPLLILIQRNKSYGKMVRGGSFIIALLGAFWLVERIFF from the coding sequence GTGCATTTACTTTTCAGTAAGAATGTAATCTTTCCGAAAGTCAGACTTCTAACCTTGTTGTTACTATCATTTATTCTGTTGCCATTTTTACTCTTCCCATCCAATGCATCTGCACACGCATACAGTGCTAGTTATACGAAAATAACAATGGATTCAAAAAAAACTGAAGTTGTCTTTTCTCTTGATACGTTATCTATCTTTGAATTAATTAAAGGGATTGATAAGAATAAAAACTGGGTTCTAGAAAAATCAGAAATTAAGCACAATAAACATAAATTAGAGGAAATTCTTTCTGAGGGTATTGCTCTTGATAAGGATAATAAGGAACAAACAGCTAAAATTGATCAAATGAAATTGGTAAAAAAACAAGATAAAGTATTTCTATCCGTCTATATGACTTTTCCTTCCTTTAAACCAGGGGAGACGATTAGCTTTAATGATGGCTTCTATGCCAATGATTCTGCAACTAATTATGTAGATCTTATTTCCGCATCTTATGAAGGTCAGACAAGTGAAAATGTTCTGCAGGGTAAGGACCGGGTTTGGACGATGCTTGTAACTGAAGTGCAACAAGAACAAGGAGCAACAGACGTACAAAGCATATCACCAGATACTCATCCGGTTCAAACTGCTCAGGCAACTCCTGTAAAAGAAACATCTACATGGTTTTCATTTTTTAAACTCGGAGCTCTTCATATCTTAACTGGCTATGATCATTTATTATTTCTTTTAGCGTTATTAATAAGGAAACAAACATTTAAGCAGTATGCAGCGATTGTAACTTCTTTTACAATTGCACATAGTATTACACTTAGTCTCGCTGTATTAGGTATGGTTACCATCCCTTCCCGTTTTGTCGAGGCAACGATTGCATTAAGTATTTGCTATGTTGCTTTAGAAAATATATTTCGCAAAGAAATTAAGTGGCGTTGGAGTATTACTTTTATATTTGGTTTAATTCATGGGCTAGGTTTTGCCAGTATTTTAAGAGAAATGTCAATTCCTAAAAGCCACCTAGCAGTTGCATTAGTTAATTTCAATCTAGGTATTGAGGCAGTTCAACTGTCTATCGTATTATTACTGCTTCCATTACTCATTTTAATCCAAAGGAATAAATCTTATGGAAAAATGGTGCGAGGTGGTTCATTTATCATCGCTCTTTTGGGAGCATTTTGGTTGGTTGAAAGGATTTTCTTTTAA
- a CDS encoding lamin tail domain-containing protein translates to MIWRNRKFKRITSIVTTVLLLISTFLPSSLIGRAHAEQANHVVISQVFGGGGNSGAPYKNDFIELYNPTDQPVLLDGWSVQYASSSGSTWGVTTLKGIIQSHGYYLISEAAGTGSAA, encoded by the coding sequence ATGATTTGGAGAAACAGAAAATTTAAACGCATAACAAGCATTGTCACGACAGTTCTTCTATTGATCAGCACCTTTTTGCCAAGTAGTTTAATTGGTAGAGCTCATGCAGAGCAAGCAAACCATGTTGTTATCTCTCAGGTTTTCGGTGGGGGAGGAAATAGCGGAGCACCATATAAAAATGACTTTATTGAGTTATATAATCCGACGGATCAACCTGTTTTACTAGATGGATGGTCTGTACAATACGCTTCTTCTTCAGGTTCAACATGGGGGGTTACTACTTTAAAAGGAATCATTCAGTCACATGGTTATTACTTGATAAGTGAAGCCGCAGGAACAGGTAGTGCTGCTTAA